DNA sequence from the Brachybacterium sp. P6-10-X1 genome:
CAAGCTCGGCCGAACCCTGACGAAAAGGGCCGCGGACGTGCTGGCGTTCTTCGATCGGCCCGGCACCAGCAACGGCCCGACCGAGGCCATCAACGGCCGACTCGAACACCTCCGCGGCTCCGCCCTCGGGTTCCGCAACCTCACCCACTACATCGCCCGCGGCCTCCTCGAAGCAGGAGGCTTCAGACCCCTGCTACACCCTCAAATGCGATGAGCCGGTATCGCTGATAGTCGTGACCGTGCCCGTCGGACGTTCCGAAATTCTCGACGACTACGGCCGCGTCCGGCCTGGAGAGGACGATGTCGGCTATGTCAGCGGCCGCCTCGACGGAGATCCCCTCGTTGGCTTCGGTCGCTACTTCCTGCACCACGCGGTAGTTCGACAGTGGAAGTCGACTGCCGCCGGGCAGCTCGTCGTTGATCCGCTCGAGAAAGATGCGTTGGAAAGCGTCCCCCAGCTCGTGGCTCGCTGTGGAGTTCAGCAACCACGCGAAGACGTTGGAGAGCTGCTTCTCATGAGTCCCGTGATGCATCACGCGGAATACGTTGAACTGCTCAGCCAGGCTCCGCGACATCGAGGGGAGGAGTGTGGTCAGTATGCCGTTCGCGGGGGCAGGACGGTCAGCCATGGTATGAGAGTAGCGACGTGCGCGAGCGATGCCAGAGGTGAAGCCCTGCGGGTCATGTGATGGCTCGGAGCCGCGCCGAGCTGGGGTCCGGAAGCGCTGGGAGCTCCCGGGCCCCAGCTCACGAGGTCACCGATTCTCGACCACCACCCGTACGTCCCACGCCCGGAGCTCCAGTTCCGTGCCCGCAGCAAGCTCGTCACCGCTCACGACGTCCCGCACCGCTCCGGGCAGCGTGAACACGCTCGGCTCCCACGACCAGTTGTGGATCACGTGGATCCGTTCGCCGGCACCGTTCGTGGAGGTCGAGACCGTCTGGGAGGCCGTGGAACGGGACCACGCCGGAGCTCCCGCACCGACCTCGACCGCCCAGGTCATCAGCGCTGCCGCAAGGACCTGGTCCGGCACCGTGCCGACGTAGGTGATCCGTCCGGACCCCGCCTCACGGGTGGTGACCGCGGGCCAGCGACCGAAATGCGGGTGCTCGTAGCCGGCGAGCACCTCCGTGCCGTCATCGGTGGTCTGCACCCCGTCGGCCCACAGCGTGCCCGCCGCCCCGGCCGGCAGCTCGAAGCCCTCGACCATCTCGCCCGGAGCGAGCGGCAGCGGCTCCTGCAGATTGCTGAACTCGTCGTACCAGACCCCCGCCGCCTCATCGAGCAGCGCAGGCTTGCGCTCGAGCCGCGCTCGCGCCTCCTGGTCCTCGTACCCGGTGCGGATCCCGGCCACCAGGTGACCGCCGGCTTCCGCGTACTGACGGAGCCAGTCCAGGTCCTCATCGGCCGCGATGGTGAACGCCGCAGCCACCAGCACGGGACGCCGCGCCGCGAACTCCGACGGCGTCTGCTCCCGCAGCTGCGCCATGTGCACCGCGTTCGCCTGCAGGCCGGCCTCGAACACGCCCCGGGAGTACGCTTCGTACACGGTCTGGAAGGAGCGCCGATCGGGGCCGCCATCCTTCGCGAGCGCAGGGTGCTCGCAGAGCGACCACTTGCTCGCGTTGTCGAACAGCACAGCGACATCGGCATGTGGGGTGAGCCCAGTGACGGCAGAGCCCGCCGCCTTCAGCTCCTCACCGATCTGCGCGAGCTCGCGGTACACACGGCCCGGTTCCTGACTGTGGGGGATCACCCCGCCCCAGTAGGTCTCGGCGCCGGCGTGCAGGGTGTGCCAGTGCCAGTACTCGATCATCGCGGCACCGCGGGAGATGAGCGCCCAGGCGGCCTGGCGCCACTGGCCGTCGTACGCCGGCTCGTTCGACCAGGACATCCCGATCGCCTGCGCGTTCGTCTCGGTGACCAGGAACGGAGCCTGCTTCGTCCCGTACATCCGGTCCGCGTGCGTGATCAGCGACCACACGCCGGTGGTGGTCCAGAACTGGGCGTCCTGGCTCGTGGTCGGCAGGGCGAGCGCATCCTGCATCCGGTAGTACGGGTTGCCGGCGGTGACGTCGAGGTTCTGCGCGACCGCGTGCTCGTCGAGCGTCGGCCGATCATAGGAGATGCAGGTGGTGACGAACTGGTCCTCGCGGGCGTACTCGCGGACCACGTCGGCCTGCCAGCTGATGAAGCCCGTGGTGATGCTCGCCTGGAAACGGCGCCAGGCCAGCGAATACTGCGGCTGTGCGTTGGCATCGGGCCGCCACAGGTCCGACCAGTCGCTGAGCCGATGCGACCAGTAGGTGAGGCCCCATGCACGGTTGAGGTCCTCGACCGAGCTGTAGGCGCGGCGCAGGTGGTCCACGAACTTCTGGAACACCTGGTCGTTCGCGAAGATCTCATTGCCCGGTTCGTTGTCCAGCTGAAAGCCGATCACGGCCGGGTGGTCGGCGTAGCGGGCGATGATCTTCCGGATCAGTCGCTCGGCGTGGAACAGGAACGCGGGGTGGGCGTAGTTGATCTCCTGCCGCACGCCCCAGCCCATCCGGTGTCCCGTCGTGCGCTCGACGTTGATCTCGGGGACCTGGCGGGCCAGCCACATCGGGGCCGCGTAGGTGGGGGTTCCGAGGATGACCGCGATGCCGTTCTCGTGGGCGGCATCCAGCACCGGCGCGAGCCACTCGAGGTCGAACACGCCATCGTCCGGCTCCCAGGTGGACCACACGGATTCGCCCACGCGGATCACGGTGAATCCGGCTTCGCGCATCTGGCACATGTCGGTCTCGAGCCGGGGAGCGGGCTGGTACTCGTGGTAGTACGCGGCGCCGAAGAGCACATGGTCGGGAAGCAGGGTCATCAGGGGGCCTTTCGGAATGGGGGCAGGGAAGAGGAGGGGTCAGCAGGGAAGGGGGGCGGGACGGGTTCACATCCCGTCGATCACGCGGTGGGCCGACGGGCGGGAGCCCGCCCGTCGGCCCACCAACTCACCCCTTCACGGCCCCGGCCACGAGCCCTTCGAGCAGCTGCTTCCGCAGCAGGATGAACACGAGGATCGTGGGGATCGAGGCGAGGACGGCACCGGCGAGGACGAGATCGTAGCTGCGGTTCTCGGAGGCGTAGAGGACGTTCAGCCCCAACGGCAGCGTGTACTGCTGGGAATTGGAGATGATCACCAGGGGCCACATGAACGCGTTGTAGCTCTGCAGGAAGCTCCACACGCCGAGCGCTCCGAGCGAGGGGCGCAGCAGGGGCAGCACCACACGACGGAACGTTCCGAACTCGCTGCTGCCGTCGATGCGGGCGGATTCCAGGAGCTCGTCGGGAATGGCCTGCACGATGAACTGCTGCATCATGAAGATCCCGAAGGCCGGAGCCACCCACGGCACGGTGAGCGCGAACCACGGGTTCGCCAGGCCGCTCTTCACCACGAGGATGAACAGCGGGATCAGGATCACCGCGAAGGGGATCGAGAGCGAGC
Encoded proteins:
- a CDS encoding PD-(D/E)XK nuclease family protein yields the protein MADRPAPANGILTTLLPSMSRSLAEQFNVFRVMHHGTHEKQLSNVFAWLLNSTASHELGDAFQRIFLERINDELPGGSRLPLSNYRVVQEVATEANEGISVEAAADIADIVLSRPDAAVVVENFGTSDGHGHDYQRYRLIAFEGVAGV
- a CDS encoding beta-galactosidase; protein product: MTLLPDHVLFGAAYYHEYQPAPRLETDMCQMREAGFTVIRVGESVWSTWEPDDGVFDLEWLAPVLDAAHENGIAVILGTPTYAAPMWLARQVPEINVERTTGHRMGWGVRQEINYAHPAFLFHAERLIRKIIARYADHPAVIGFQLDNEPGNEIFANDQVFQKFVDHLRRAYSSVEDLNRAWGLTYWSHRLSDWSDLWRPDANAQPQYSLAWRRFQASITTGFISWQADVVREYAREDQFVTTCISYDRPTLDEHAVAQNLDVTAGNPYYRMQDALALPTTSQDAQFWTTTGVWSLITHADRMYGTKQAPFLVTETNAQAIGMSWSNEPAYDGQWRQAAWALISRGAAMIEYWHWHTLHAGAETYWGGVIPHSQEPGRVYRELAQIGEELKAAGSAVTGLTPHADVAVLFDNASKWSLCEHPALAKDGGPDRRSFQTVYEAYSRGVFEAGLQANAVHMAQLREQTPSEFAARRPVLVAAAFTIAADEDLDWLRQYAEAGGHLVAGIRTGYEDQEARARLERKPALLDEAAGVWYDEFSNLQEPLPLAPGEMVEGFELPAGAAGTLWADGVQTTDDGTEVLAGYEHPHFGRWPAVTTREAGSGRITYVGTVPDQVLAAALMTWAVEVGAGAPAWSRSTASQTVSTSTNGAGERIHVIHNWSWEPSVFTLPGAVRDVVSGDELAAGTELELRAWDVRVVVENR
- a CDS encoding carbohydrate ABC transporter permease — protein: MSTTGTTTTSALSTASAPPAGRRPHTADAPARVRRGLLYLTLTALLIVFILPMLWALSGSFKQRGDIFATPPSLIPDPATLENYRNLLTTQPFWSWFAISIGTAGISTVVSVFVCAMAGYGFAKFRFRGKRVLFAVMFSSLSIPFAVILIPLFILVVKSGLANPWFALTVPWVAPAFGIFMMQQFIVQAIPDELLESARIDGSSEFGTFRRVVLPLLRPSLGALGVWSFLQSYNAFMWPLVIISNSQQYTLPLGLNVLYASENRSYDLVLAGAVLASIPTILVFILLRKQLLEGLVAGAVKG